From the bacterium genome, the window CCATATGGCGCTGCGGCCCGGGCCGAAAGCGGACACTGGGGCGACGCCGGTCGCCCGATTGCGGATCGGAGACCACCAGGTGGGCGCGCTTCTCGACTTCGCGCGCCGTCACCGGGCCGGAGAACACCAGGTGGGCCTCGGCCTTCTTGCGCGCGTAGTCGACGCTGGCCAGCGAGAAGCGGGCGAAGTCGAAGGCCGGGGTGGTGAACACTCGCACCCAACGACCCGCGGCAGGTGCGGTGAGCACGCCGGCGGGGGTCTCGAGCGACGTCAGCTCGACCGTGTAGGTAGTGCCGGGAGCGAAGCCTTCAGACGGCTCGAAGGTCAGGGTCGACGGGCTGGTGAACTTCAGCTCGCCGTCGACCTGCGGCTCGACCTCGAGCACCGTGCCGTCGCCGGCGCCCTCGCCGACCTTGCCCTTCTCGATCACCGGTTTGGCCAGCTCGATGACGATCTTACTCGGCCCGACGTCGGCCTCGGCGACCTCGCGGATCACCGGCGCCAGCTCTTCCGGGCTGAGCGACGGCGGCGGGGCTTCCGGCCCGGCCTGGGCTATTTCGCCGGTTGGCGGCTCGGGAGCCGGTTCCTGGTCGCGGGAGCAGGCGGTGAACGCGAGCAGGGCGAAGACGAGGACGGTGGTGGCGATCCGATC encodes:
- a CDS encoding Ig-like domain-containing protein, which codes for MLGSATCRDRIATTVLVFALLAFTACSRDQEPAPEPPTGEIAQAGPEAPPPSLSPEELAPVIREVAEADVGPSKIVIELAKPVIEKGKVGEGAGDGTVLEVEPQVDGELKFTSPSTLTFEPSEGFAPGTTYTVELTSLETPAGVLTAPAAGRWVRVFTTPAFDFARFSLASVDYARKKAEAHLVFSGPVTAREVEKRAHLVVSDPQSGDRRRPSVRFRPGPQRHMVLAQLSGSMIRGGGRLELALDEGTPSAIDPKQRAVRRTASIDLAMGPVAKIVDTYRAEGSSGFYVQVICDDSAGGDRRYYWDRVNHEYYQVSSRCQLDEADAAFGIHFEPQVDYSVTPSGGGFRIFGDFERGSYHMRIEAGVKTADGGMLHQAYETDFTVPAR